One Dehalococcoidia bacterium genomic region harbors:
- the thrS gene encoding threonine--tRNA ligase: MSKLDELPKEERLYRMRHSAAHIMAEAVLKLFPGAKLGIGPPIDTGFYYDFDLPRPLTPDDLPRIEELMRERIASDVPFVHEEISKEEARRLFADQTYKLELIEEIEDDRVSLYRHADFVDLCQGPHVERTGQVPPFKLLSVAGAYWRGDERRPMLQRIYGALFETQEELEEYLRRLEEAQRRDHRRLGRELDLFSFHEEYGPGLVYWHPKGARVRTIIEDFWRREHFRRGYELVYTPHIGRATLWQTSGHLDFYAENMYSPMDVDGQAYYLKPMNCPFHIQIYKSRVRSYRELPIRLAELGTVYRYERSGVLHGLLRVRGFTQDDAHIFCRPDQVQAEIEGCLDFMLLFFEAFGFREFRVYLSTRDAEGKYAGSPEDWQMAEATLRRAVEDRGLSYQVDEGGAVFYGPKIDVKLVDAIGREWQCTTVQFDFNLPERFDMTYVAADGSRQRPYMVHRAMLGSMERFLGVLIEHYAGAFPTWLAPVQAVVIPIADRHLPYARQVAERLREADLRVEVDDRQERMQAKIRDAQLQKVPYMLIVGDREAQAGGVAVRLRSGEDLGTVPLEDLLSRLVAEARQAP, from the coding sequence ATGTCGAAGCTGGACGAACTGCCCAAGGAGGAGCGGCTCTACCGCATGCGCCACTCGGCCGCCCACATCATGGCCGAGGCGGTGCTGAAGCTCTTTCCAGGCGCCAAGCTGGGCATCGGCCCGCCCATCGACACCGGGTTCTACTACGACTTCGACCTGCCGCGTCCCCTGACTCCCGATGACCTGCCGCGCATCGAGGAGCTCATGCGGGAACGCATAGCTTCCGATGTTCCCTTCGTCCACGAGGAGATATCCAAGGAGGAGGCGCGACGCCTCTTTGCCGACCAGACCTACAAGCTGGAGCTGATCGAGGAGATAGAGGACGACAGGGTGAGCCTGTACCGTCATGCCGACTTCGTGGACCTGTGCCAGGGTCCCCACGTCGAGCGCACCGGCCAGGTGCCGCCCTTCAAGCTGCTGTCGGTGGCGGGCGCCTACTGGCGGGGCGACGAGCGGCGTCCCATGCTGCAACGGATCTACGGCGCCCTCTTCGAGACGCAGGAAGAGCTGGAGGAGTATCTGCGGCGACTGGAAGAGGCCCAGCGCCGCGACCATCGTCGTCTCGGACGGGAGCTGGACCTGTTCAGCTTCCACGAAGAGTACGGGCCGGGGCTGGTCTATTGGCACCCCAAGGGCGCCCGCGTCCGTACCATCATCGAGGACTTCTGGCGGCGTGAGCACTTCCGCCGCGGCTACGAACTGGTCTACACCCCCCATATCGGTCGTGCCACCCTCTGGCAGACCTCGGGGCATCTGGACTTCTACGCCGAGAACATGTACTCGCCCATGGACGTGGACGGGCAGGCCTATTACCTGAAGCCCATGAACTGCCCCTTCCACATCCAGATCTACAAGTCGCGGGTGCGCAGCTACCGCGAGTTGCCCATCCGCCTGGCCGAGCTGGGCACCGTCTACCGCTACGAGCGGTCGGGGGTGCTGCACGGACTGCTGCGGGTGCGGGGCTTCACCCAGGACGACGCCCACATATTCTGTCGGCCGGACCAGGTTCAGGCGGAGATCGAGGGCTGTCTCGACTTCATGCTGCTGTTCTTCGAGGCCTTCGGCTTCCGCGAGTTCCGGGTCTATCTGTCCACCCGCGACGCCGAAGGCAAATACGCCGGCTCCCCGGAGGACTGGCAGATGGCCGAGGCCACCCTGCGCAGGGCGGTGGAGGACAGAGGCCTGAGCTACCAGGTGGACGAGGGCGGCGCTGTGTTCTATGGCCCCAAGATCGACGTGAAGCTGGTGGACGCCATCGGCCGCGAGTGGCAGTGCACCACCGTCCAGTTCGACTTCAACCTGCCCGAGCGCTTCGACATGACCTACGTGGCTGCCGACGGCTCACGCCAGCGCCCCTACATGGTCCACCGGGCCATGCTGGGCTCCATGGAGCGCTTCCTCGGGGTGCTCATAGAGCACTACGCGGGCGCCTTCCCCACCTGGCTGGCCCCGGTGCAGGCGGTGGTGATACCCATCGCCGACCGTCATCTCCCCTATGCCCGTCAGGTGGCCGAGCGTCTGAGGGAGGCCGACCTGCGGGTGGAGGTGGATGACCGCCAGGAGCGGATGCAGGCCAAGATCCGCGACGCCCAGCTGCAGAAGGTGCCCTACATGCTCATCGTGGGAGACCGGGAGGCCCAGGCCGGTGGGGTGGCGGTGCGCCTCCGCTCTGGCGAAGACCTGGGCACAGTACCGCTGGAGGATCTCCTGTCGAGGCTGGTAGCTGAGGCCCGCCAGGCCCCTTGA
- the purE gene encoding 5-(carboxyamino)imidazole ribonucleotide mutase, with product MAKVAVVVGSQSDLPQVEEAQKMLERLGIECEVHVMSAHRTPEKVRQFAQGARERGIGVIIAAAGMAAHLPGVVAAWTTLPVIGLPLARSALQGLDSLLSIVQMPPGVPVACVGIDGARNAALLAASILSLSDQAVREALEAYRRELAGG from the coding sequence ATGGCCAAAGTAGCTGTCGTTGTCGGCTCCCAGTCGGACCTGCCCCAGGTGGAAGAGGCCCAGAAGATGCTGGAGCGCTTGGGCATCGAGTGCGAGGTGCACGTCATGTCGGCCCACCGCACCCCCGAGAAGGTGCGCCAGTTCGCCCAGGGCGCCCGTGAACGGGGCATCGGCGTCATCATCGCCGCTGCCGGCATGGCCGCCCACCTGCCGGGGGTGGTGGCCGCCTGGACAACCCTGCCCGTCATCGGCCTTCCCCTGGCGCGGTCGGCCCTGCAGGGGCTGGACTCGCTTCTGTCCATCGTCCAGATGCCGCCGGGGGTGCCTGTGGCCTGCGTGGGCATCGACGGCGCCCGCAACGCTGCCCTGCTGGCCGCCTCCATCCTCTCCCTCAGCGACCAGGCTGTGCGGGAGGCTCTGGAGGCCTACCGACGGGAGCTGGCGGGCGGCTGA